Sequence from the Mesotoga sp. Brook.08.105.5.1 genome:
AATGAGTGGGCCAGACCTTAGATGTGATAAACAATTCTTCTCTACTGAAAATCGAGACTGCCTCTCCAATTATTTCTTCGGTATGGCCACCACCATAGTATTCGGCAGTATCTATGTGCTTGTAACCCATTTCAATGGCTCTGGACAATGTGTCAATGTGTTCTCTGTCCCTCGTTTCATCAGGAACGTCTCTTCCTCCGATCTCCCATGTGCCTAGACCAATGGCGGGGATTTCTCCTTTGTTATCCTTCAGAGTTCTATATATCATTTAGATCACCCCCATTCCCTAAATTCTACATTAATATTTCGATAGTAGTAATCTGCCGATAAATCTAGAACTCCTCCTGGTTAATATAGGTAGACTGCCTTTGATGTATAATAAATGGAACGGGCTGATCACTTTGCAATAGTGGCTATGAACGGTCTTTCACAAACGGCTTTTCCAGAAATCAGGGTCTACATCTGGTACCTTCCTGTGTTAGTTATGAACAGAATCTAAGAAACCAGACGAAGGAGGGAGCGCCATGTACATTGTTTGCGATTTGAGGTACGCTGTTTCTGAAAGTAGATCCACAGAGGCTTTGAAGATGATACTTGAGACGCTCTCAAAAAAGTTACTTCTGGGAGCCCAAGGTGACACGCTCAACATGAGAGCCGAGACTGAAGATACAATTGAAGTTCAGATCATGGCTCTGAAAGGTTCCTGTTCCTTTGAAGAAGTGGTGCCAAGGATCAACGAGTACCTTTCACTGATCTCAAGAGCCCTAGAAACAAGTTTTCCAGATTACAGAGTAGTCAGTTCATACATCTACCCCGATGAAGAAGAGACACCTTACCTACTCTGTTGAAGTCATAAAAAGAGGGCCAAGAGCCCTCTTTTTCTTTAGAATCAAAACCTCTGTTCGGCATAATTGTATGGTTGACAAACCAAGCAGCGAAAAGTATAATTATATTGTAGCTAATAAGAATGATTATAAATATGGAGGTGCTTTATGGAGAAAAGGATTCCATTGATCGGAGAAGATTTCCCTGAGATGAAAGTCAAGACGACACATGGGGTAATGAACCTACCGGAAGCTCACAAGGGAAAATGGTTTGTTCTATTCAGTCATCCGGGGGACTTTACACCGGTTTGCACGACCGAATTCGTGGGCTTTCAGAGAAGATATGATAAGTTCAGAGAGTTAAACTGTGAACTCGTAGGTCTTAGCGTTGACCAAGTCTTCTCTCATATAAAGTGGACGGAGTGGATAGAAGAGAAGCTAGGTGTGAAAATCGAGTTCCCTATTATCGCGGACGAAATGGGCGAAGTAGGAATGACTCTTGGGCTTATTCATCCTGCAAAGGGAACGAATACTGTCAGGGCGGTCTTCATTGTTGATCCGAAGGGAAAGATCAGAGCTATCCTCTATTACCCGCAAGAGCTGGGAAGGAATATGGATGAGATTCTCAGAATGGTAAAGGGCTTTCAGGTTGCCGATAAGAATGGAGTGGCTATCCCGGCAGATTGGCCAAACAACGAGATCATTGGGGATCACGTAATCATTCCTCCCGCATCTGATGTCAAGACTGCTGAAGAGAGAAAGGGCAAGGAAGGTTGTTACGACTGGTGGTTCTGCCACAAAAGCTTATAGAGTAATTGATAGACTGTAAGCAGTTACTACTAATGGGATCGGCATTGGCCGATCCCATTTTTATAGCTTTATTATGCTTAGGATATCTTCAGTGAACTTCTATAATCGGTTTCCTCTGTAGATTGCATAAGATCTCTTGGTTCAAACCATACTCTTAGAGCTAGCTTCTTAGAGTTATTTCTATCTAATCGATGCTAGATTGACGAGAATGGCAGTGATGGATCCTGATACGGTGTATAGCCTCTTTGAACGAAAGAAGAAGTTTGGTATCATTATGGTGAAAAAAATTTCCTTCGGAGGTGGTTAAAATGAAAAAAAGATTCTTTGTAGTATTTCTGGTATTGATGCTTTCGGTAACAATGACTGGAAAACTTGTTTACTGGCACACTCAGGAAGAAGAATCCAGACAGCAGATTATTGCTCAGTTGATCGAGTCGTTTACAATTGAAACCGGAGTAGAAGTTGATGTTGTGGCAATCGAGGAGAACGAGATGTTCTCGAAATTGGCTGCGGCTTCTGCGGCTGATACACTTCCAGACCTAATTGAAGCTGGTGCTGAAACTATTCTCGGCCTTGGAGCTGATGGTCTTCTGGATACTGTG
This genomic interval carries:
- a CDS encoding peroxiredoxin yields the protein MEKRIPLIGEDFPEMKVKTTHGVMNLPEAHKGKWFVLFSHPGDFTPVCTTEFVGFQRRYDKFRELNCELVGLSVDQVFSHIKWTEWIEEKLGVKIEFPIIADEMGEVGMTLGLIHPAKGTNTVRAVFIVDPKGKIRAILYYPQELGRNMDEILRMVKGFQVADKNGVAIPADWPNNEIIGDHVIIPPASDVKTAEERKGKEGCYDWWFCHKSL